One window of Triticum dicoccoides isolate Atlit2015 ecotype Zavitan chromosome 5A, WEW_v2.0, whole genome shotgun sequence genomic DNA carries:
- the LOC119300251 gene encoding pentatricopeptide repeat-containing protein At4g13650-like, which translates to MTRRAAASLNKSLTGFLAHEDPEKLLSLFAAKVRQCRGLGSVDFACALRECRGSGKRWPLVPEIHAKAITCGLGGDRIAGNLLIDLYAKKGLVQRARRVFEQLSSRDNVSWVAMLSGYAQNGLGQEAVGLYHQMHRSGVVPTPYVLSSVLSACTKAALFEQGRFVHVQVYKQGLCSETVVGNALIALYLRFGSFSLAERVFSEMPYCDRVTFNTLISRHAQCGNGESALEIFEEMRLSGWTPDCVTIASLLAACASIGDLNKGKQLHSYLLKAGMSPDYIIEGSLLDLYVKCGDIVEALEIFKSGDRTNVVLWNLMLVAYGQISDLAKSFDLFYQMVAAGVRPNQFTYPCLLRTCTYAGEINLGEQIHSLSIKTGFESDMYVSGVLIDMYSKYGWLDKARRILEILEAKDVVSWTSMIAGYVQHDFCKEALETFKDMQLFGIWPDNIGLASAISACAGIKAIRQGLQIHSRVYVSGYSADVSIWNALVNLYARCGRSKEALSLFEAVEHKDKITWNGLVSGFAQSGLYEEALEVFIKMYQAGVKYNVFTFVSSISASANLADIKQGKQIHATVTKTGYTSETEVANALISLYGKCGSIEDAKMQFFEMSERNDVSWNTIITSCSQHGRGLEALDLFDQMKQEGLKPNDVTFIGVLAACSHVGLVEEGLGYFESMSSEHGIHPRPDHYACVVDILGRVGQLDRARKFVEEMPVSANAMVWRTLLSACRVHKNIEIGELAAKYLLELEPHDSASYVLLSNAYAVTGKWAYRDHVRKMMKDRGVRKEPGRSWIEVKNVVHAFFVGDRLHPLAHQIYKYLADVDDRLAKIGYRQGNYFLFQEKEKEQKDPTAFVHSEKLAVAFGLMSLPPSMPLRVIKNLRVCNDCHTWMKFTSEVMGREIVLRDVYRFHHFNNGNCSCGGFW; encoded by the coding sequence ATGACGCGCCGGGCAGCGGCCTCGCTTAACAAGTCGCTCACTGGGTTCCTCGCGCACGAAGATCCGGAGAAGCTCCTGTCGCTCTTCGCAGCCAAGGTCAGGCAGTGCAGGGGCCTTGGCTCTGTTGATTTCGCGTGCGCCTTGCGCGAGTGCAGGGGCAGCGGCAAGCGCTGGCCGCTCGTTCCGGAGATCCACGCGAAGGCGATCACATGTGGGCTCGGGGGAGACCGGATCGCTGGCAACCTGCTGATTGATTTGTACGCGAAGAAAGGGCTTGTGCAGCGCGCGAGGCGTGTGTTTGAGCAGCTATCTTCCAGGGACAATGTTTCTTGGGTTGCAATGTTGTCAGGGTATGCACAGAATGGTCTTGGACAAGAAGCTGTTGGGCTATACCACCAGATGCATCGCTCCGGTGTTGTTCCCACGCCTTACGTTCTGTCTAGTGTACTCAGTGCTTGCACTAAAGCTGCGCTTTTTGAGCAAGGGCGGTTCGTTCATGTCCAAGTTTACAAGCAAGGGTTGTGCTCTGAAACTGTTGTGGGGAATGCGCTTATTGCACTGTACTTGCGGTTCGGATCTTTTAGCCTGGCGGAAAGAGTATTTTCTGAGATGCCGTACTGCGATAGAGTAACGTTCAATACACTGATCTCGCGACATGCTCAGTGTGGAAATGGTGAGAGTGCTTTGGAGATATTTGAGGAGATGCGCTTGTCAGGCTGGACGCCTGATTGTGTAACCATTGCTAGTCTCCTTGCAGCTTGTGCCTCTATTGGGGATCTGAATAAGGGCAAGCAGCTCCATTCTTATCTGCTAAAAGCAGGCATGTCTCCGGATTACATAATTGAAGGTTCGCTTCTTGATCTCTATGTGAAATGTGGTGATATTGTGGAAGCCCTCGAGATCTTCAAATCGGGTGATAGGACAAATGTAGTGCTATGGAATTTGATGCTTGTTGCATATGGGCAGATTAGTGATCTAGCAAAATCTTTTGACCTCTTTTATCAAATGGTAGCTGCAGGGGTACGCCCTAACCAATTCACATACCCATGCTTGTTAAGGACTTGCACTTACGCTGGAGAAATTAACCTTGGAGAGCAGATTCATTCACTAAGCATAAAGACTGGCTTTGAGTCCGATATGTATGTCAGTGGTGTACTGATAGATATGTATTCTAAATACGGGTGGCTTGATAAGGCTCGAAGAATTCTTGAAATACTTGAAGCAAAAGATGTGGTCTCCTGGACATCGATGATCGCTGGATACGTGCAACATGACTTTTGCAAAGAGGCCCTTGAAACATTCAAAGATATGCAGCTATTTGGAATTTGGCCTGATAACATAGGGCTAGCAAGTGCTATAAGTGCTTGTGCTGGAATTAAAGCGATCCGTCAGGGTCTGCAGATTCATTCTCGGGTTTATGTGTCTGGTTATTCAGCAGATGTCTCCATTTGGAATGCGCTGGTAAACCTTTATGCACGATGTGGAAGAAGCAAAGAAGCTCTCTCTTTATTTGAGGCAGTTGAACATAAAGACAAGATAACATGGAATGGACTGGTATCTGGTTTTGCACAGAGTGGTCTATATGAAGAGGCCCTTGAGGTATTTATTAAGATGTATCAAGCAGGTGTCAAGTATAACGTGTTCACCTTTGTATCCTCTATTAGTGCATCAGCTAACCTTGCAGATATAAAACAAGGAAAGCAAATACATGCTACAGTTACTAAAACAGGTTACACCTCTGAAACTGAAGTTGCCAATGCGTTGATTTCACTGTATGGGAAATGTGGCAGCATTGAAGATGCCAAGATGCAGTTCTTTGAAATGTCTGAAAGGAACGACGTGTCATGGAATACTATTATTACAAGTTGCTCACAACATGGACGTGGCCTAGAGGCTTTGGATCTATTTGATCAAATGAAGCAAGAAGGTCTAAAACCAAATGATGTGACCTTCATAGGCGTTTTAGCTGCTTGCAGTCATGTGGGTCTGGTAGAGGAGGGTCTTGGTTACTTTGAATCCATGTCTAGTGAGCATGGAATCCATCCAAGGCCTGATCATTATGCTTGTGTTGTAGACATTCTTGGACGAGTTGGGCAACTTGACCGGGCAAGGAAATTTGTTGAGGAAATGCCTGTATCTGCTAATGCAATGGTTTGGAGAACCCTTCTCAGTGCTTGTAGAGTGCACAAAAACATCGAAATTGGGGAGCTTGCAGCCAAGTATCTACTGGAGTTAGAACCTCATGATTCAGCATCATATGTCCTCCTTTCAAATGCATATGCTGTTACTGGGAAATGGGCTTACAGGGATCACGTCAGAAAGATGATGAAAGACAGAGGAGTCAGAAAAGAGCCCGGCCGTAGCTGGATTGAAGTAAAGAACGTGGTTCATGCTTTCTTTGTTGGTGATCGGTTGCACCCATTGGCTCATCAGATTTACAAATATTTGGCTGACGTAGATGACAGGTTAGCCAAAATAGGGTACAGACAAGGGAACTATTTTCTTttccaagaaaaagagaaagaacaaaAGGACCCCACTGCTTTTGTCCATAGCGAGAAGTTAGCTGTGGCCTTTGGATTGATGAGTTTGCCTCCTTCTATGCCCCTTAGAGTCATTAAGAATCTCCGTGTCTGCAACGATTGCCACACTTGGATGAAGTTTACCTCTGAAGTCATGGGAAGAGAAATTGTATTGCGAGATGTGTACAGATTTCACCATTTTAACAATGGCAATTGTTCATGTGGAGGCTTCTGGTGA